The genomic stretch CCCGACGGCGGCACGCGCCCGGGTGCCCGCGGCCGCAGGAGCCGTGGCGCCGGCGCCACCGGGGCGGACAGTGCGAAGGGAGGGGCGGCATGAGCCCGCTGCTTGAGGTCAAGGACCTGCAAATTGCCTTTGGCGGCGTCAAGGCTGTCAACGGGCTCAGCTTCACCGCGGACGCCGGAGAAATTGTCTCCGTGATCGGGCCCAACGGTGCCGGAAAAACCAGTGCATTCAACTGCATCACCGGCTTCTACAAGCCGGTCAGCGGGTCCGTGACCGTGGACGGCCAGGATGTGACGGGCAGGCGTCCGGCCGTGATCGCCGCGACAGGGGTGACCCGCACGTTCCAGAACCTGCGGCTCTTCCCGGACCTGACGGTGCTGGACAACGTCCGCGGCGGCATGCACTTGTACGGCGGGCAGAACTTCATGGACTCCCTGTTCCACACGCCGCGGTTCAAGAAAAGCGAGGCGTACTACACGGAGGAGGCCCACCGCTGGCTGGACTTTGTGGGGTACAAGGGCGGGCGCGGCATCCCGGTCCGCAACCTTGCCTACGGCCAGCAGCGGCAGGTGGAGATGGCCCGGGCCATGGCCCGCAAGGCCAAGCTGGTGCTGCTCGATGAACCCGGCGCCGGCCTGAACCACTCCGAAAAGCAGGACCTGCTGGCACTGTGCCGCAAGATCCGGGACCTGGGGGCCGCCGTCGTGCTCATTGAGCATGACATGGGCGTGGTCATGGAGGTCAGTGAACGGATCGTGGTCATGAACTTTGGCAAGGA from Arthrobacter stackebrandtii encodes the following:
- a CDS encoding ABC transporter ATP-binding protein, yielding MSPLLEVKDLQIAFGGVKAVNGLSFTADAGEIVSVIGPNGAGKTSAFNCITGFYKPVSGSVTVDGQDVTGRRPAVIAATGVTRTFQNLRLFPDLTVLDNVRGGMHLYGGQNFMDSLFHTPRFKKSEAYYTEEAHRWLDFVGYKGGRGIPVRNLAYGQQRQVEMARAMARKAKLVLLDEPGAGLNHSEKQDLLALCRKIRDLGAAVVLIEHDMGVVMEVSERIVVMNFGKEIADGTPAEVKRNPAVIEAYLGKDDDSEAGASPAARDSAADNEPEGGGA